Proteins from one Caulobacter sp. X genomic window:
- a CDS encoding aromatic ring-hydroxylating dioxygenase subunit alpha, whose protein sequence is MTQIPNDDPLSDWGLPGWIYHSERFFREEQEKIFRPSWQIVCHLNDIPKAGDFHTFDFIGESLVVVRSKDGGVKAFANVCRHRGARLLDGPVGHCGRGRIVCPYHAWTYDLEGRLIGVPMREDYPALDMAKEGLARIEVEVWRGFVFVRLGGDGPSVATMMAPYEHEVAHYRFEDLQPFGRVTLRPRAVNWKNISDNYSDGLHIPVAHPGLTRLFGKGYGVEAHAFVDKMWGQLIDEPSRNPSERLYQDILPDVPHLPEDRKRLWTYFKLWPNFAFDIYPDQVDFMQFIPISATETMIREIAYALPDDRREMKAARYLNWRINRQVNAEDTELVARVQQGMASRTFTAGPLATSEVSLRSFGRKIRALVPEARMATPPEGW, encoded by the coding sequence ATGACCCAGATCCCCAACGACGACCCGCTCTCCGACTGGGGCCTGCCCGGCTGGATCTATCACTCCGAGCGGTTCTTCCGCGAAGAGCAGGAGAAGATCTTCCGGCCCTCGTGGCAGATCGTCTGTCATCTGAACGACATCCCCAAGGCCGGCGACTTCCACACCTTCGACTTCATCGGCGAGAGCCTGGTCGTGGTCCGGAGCAAGGACGGCGGCGTCAAGGCCTTCGCCAATGTCTGCCGCCACCGGGGCGCGCGGCTGCTGGACGGGCCGGTGGGCCATTGCGGCCGGGGCCGGATCGTCTGCCCCTACCACGCCTGGACCTACGACTTGGAAGGCCGGCTGATCGGCGTGCCGATGCGCGAGGACTATCCGGCCCTCGACATGGCGAAAGAAGGCCTGGCGCGGATCGAGGTCGAGGTCTGGCGCGGCTTCGTCTTCGTGCGGCTGGGCGGAGACGGTCCCAGCGTCGCGACGATGATGGCGCCCTACGAGCACGAGGTCGCCCACTACCGCTTCGAGGACCTGCAGCCGTTCGGCCGCGTGACGCTGCGGCCGCGCGCGGTGAACTGGAAGAACATCAGCGACAACTATTCCGACGGCCTGCACATTCCCGTCGCCCACCCAGGCCTGACGCGGCTGTTCGGCAAGGGCTACGGCGTCGAGGCCCACGCGTTCGTCGACAAGATGTGGGGCCAGCTGATCGACGAGCCGTCGCGCAATCCGTCCGAGCGGCTGTACCAGGATATCCTGCCCGACGTCCCGCACCTGCCCGAGGACCGCAAGCGGCTGTGGACCTATTTCAAGCTCTGGCCGAACTTCGCCTTCGACATTTATCCGGACCAGGTGGACTTCATGCAGTTCATCCCGATCTCGGCCACGGAGACCATGATCCGCGAAATCGCCTACGCCCTGCCCGACGATCGCCGCGAGATGAAGGCCGCCCGCTATCTGAACTGGCGCATCAACCGCCAGGTCAACGCCGAGGACACCGAACTGGTGGCCCGGGTGCAGCAGGGCATGGCCTCGCGAACGTTCACCGCCGGACCGCTGGCGACCAGCGAGGTGTCGTTGAGGAGCTTTGGGCGGAAGATCCGGGCGCTTGTGCCGGAAGCGCGGATGGCGACGCCGCCGGAGGGGTGGTGA
- a CDS encoding TonB-dependent receptor: MSSGALPDRNVGKLNLVTPIILASVLGLAGVAQAQETKNEVDSVVVTGKRVSEAAIAVGTDQATATVSITREALLSAPAGITGLKMLESLPGFNVQANDALGMYEFGNSVTVRAFNFQQVGFLLDDIPMGRSDQFGGSPIYRYVDNENLLRVTASSGAGDVSLPSYASLGPIVDYFTQKPSETAGGKVSQTLGEDNLTRTFLRLETGEHKGFSAYASGSVINSDQWRGPGTIDREHYEGKIRWDFEGGDLSFQTVHNDYFDYDSPSFTIAQYKGTAGDIYGRKGRDFGYVGYIANLAPTSSGLKYSNANYAQYYKFGLNARSDHLYGATLHKDLAENLRFTGTVYYEKKDGWGSSGVGYDTALTYYNQQKAVVPGLNAPLGLQFGISQIDGVRKGATGKVTWNLGDHRIEGGAWYEDDDYHQLSNTFNVADGSPEGAPNFSQPVYRTRNYTSKRDTWEGFLKDTVVLADGKLKVDAGFRMLSVDYQMLGKRNREDFRYSQTANLRTTWEDLFLPQVGAVYTIGRGQVFTSYSENMSLPRGADAVYYTPATVNVPAPKAETSKNIELGYRANHPTFNASVVTYYTSFQNRLQSFSEYLPGTTSLETYYQNVGGVHAYGLEFSGQWKPEALGGKIYFNTNASYNHSVFEDGFSARNSSGALVSYALKGKSVPDFPEFALQGGVTFEPVDWAVINLSTRHISDRYSNFDNSEKTKGYTLWNLYVDLGEGFNYGPLKDIKARINVDNIFDKDYLGTISTVVTGAANYRSGPHRTAQFTLSAGF; this comes from the coding sequence ATGAGTTCCGGTGCGTTACCTGATAGAAATGTTGGCAAGCTAAACCTGGTCACGCCTATTATTTTGGCGTCTGTCCTTGGTCTGGCGGGCGTCGCTCAGGCTCAGGAGACCAAGAACGAAGTCGACTCGGTCGTGGTGACGGGCAAGCGGGTGTCGGAAGCCGCGATCGCCGTCGGCACCGACCAGGCCACCGCCACGGTGTCGATCACCCGCGAGGCGCTCCTCTCGGCGCCGGCCGGCATCACCGGCCTGAAGATGCTGGAGTCCCTGCCGGGCTTCAACGTCCAGGCCAACGACGCGCTGGGCATGTACGAGTTCGGCAACTCGGTCACCGTGCGCGCCTTCAACTTCCAGCAGGTCGGCTTCCTGCTCGACGACATCCCCATGGGCCGCAGCGACCAGTTCGGCGGCAGCCCGATCTATCGCTATGTCGACAACGAGAACCTGCTGCGCGTGACCGCCTCGTCGGGCGCCGGCGACGTCTCCTTGCCCAGCTATGCCTCGCTGGGTCCGATCGTCGACTACTTCACCCAGAAGCCCAGCGAGACCGCCGGCGGCAAGGTCAGCCAGACCTTGGGCGAGGACAACCTGACCCGCACGTTCCTGCGTCTGGAGACCGGCGAGCACAAGGGCTTCTCGGCCTACGCCAGCGGCTCGGTGATTAACAGCGACCAGTGGCGCGGCCCGGGCACGATCGACCGCGAGCACTACGAGGGCAAGATCCGCTGGGATTTCGAGGGTGGCGACCTGTCGTTCCAGACGGTCCACAACGACTATTTCGACTACGACTCCCCGTCGTTCACGATCGCCCAGTACAAGGGGACGGCGGGCGACATCTATGGCCGCAAGGGTCGTGACTTCGGTTACGTCGGCTACATCGCCAACCTGGCGCCGACGTCGAGCGGCCTGAAGTACTCCAACGCCAACTACGCCCAGTATTACAAGTTCGGCCTGAACGCCCGCAGCGACCACCTCTATGGCGCGACCCTGCACAAGGACCTGGCCGAGAACCTGCGCTTCACCGGCACGGTCTATTACGAGAAGAAGGACGGCTGGGGCTCCAGCGGCGTCGGCTATGACACCGCGCTGACCTACTACAACCAGCAGAAGGCCGTGGTTCCGGGCCTGAACGCCCCGCTGGGCCTGCAGTTCGGCATTTCCCAGATCGACGGCGTCCGCAAGGGCGCGACCGGCAAGGTCACCTGGAATCTCGGCGACCACAGGATCGAGGGCGGCGCCTGGTACGAGGACGACGACTATCACCAGTTGTCGAACACCTTCAACGTCGCCGACGGCTCGCCCGAAGGCGCGCCAAACTTCAGCCAGCCCGTCTATCGGACGCGCAACTACACCTCCAAGCGCGACACCTGGGAAGGCTTCCTGAAGGACACCGTCGTCCTGGCGGACGGCAAGCTGAAGGTGGATGCGGGCTTCCGCATGCTGAGCGTCGACTACCAGATGCTGGGCAAGCGCAACCGCGAGGACTTCCGCTACAGCCAGACCGCCAATCTGCGGACCACCTGGGAGGATCTGTTCCTGCCGCAGGTCGGCGCGGTCTACACGATCGGCCGCGGTCAGGTGTTCACGTCGTACTCGGAGAACATGTCGCTGCCGCGCGGCGCCGACGCCGTCTACTACACGCCGGCGACCGTCAATGTGCCCGCGCCCAAGGCCGAGACCTCGAAGAACATCGAGCTGGGCTATCGCGCCAACCACCCGACCTTCAACGCGTCGGTGGTGACCTACTACACCAGCTTCCAGAACCGCCTGCAGTCGTTCAGCGAATACCTGCCGGGCACCACGTCCCTGGAAACCTACTATCAGAACGTCGGCGGCGTGCACGCCTACGGCCTGGAGTTCAGCGGCCAGTGGAAGCCCGAGGCGCTGGGCGGCAAGATCTATTTCAACACCAACGCCTCGTATAACCACTCGGTGTTCGAGGACGGCTTCTCGGCGCGAAACAGCTCTGGCGCTCTGGTTTCCTACGCCTTGAAGGGCAAGAGCGTTCCGGACTTCCCGGAATTCGCCCTGCAAGGCGGGGTGACGTTCGAGCCGGTGGATTGGGCCGTCATCAACCTGTCGACCCGCCACATCAGCGATCGCTACAGCAACTTCGACAACAGCGAGAAGACCAAGGGCTATACGCTTTGGAACCTCTATGTCGACCTGGGCGAGGGCTTCAACTACGGCCCGCTCAAGGACATCAAGGCCCGGATCAATGTCGATAACATCTTCGACAAGGACTATCTGGGCACGATCTCGACCGTCGTGACCGGCGCGGCCAACTACCGCTCTGGTCCGCACCGGACGGCGCAGTTCACCCTCTCGGCGGGCTTCTAG
- a CDS encoding NAD(P)/FAD-dependent oxidoreductase has translation MAATETRDAVIIGGGHNGLVCAFYLAKAGLKVTVCEARGVVGGAAVTEEFHPGFRNSVASYTVSLLNPRVIADMGLRDHGLTFLERPISNFLPLSDDKYIKLGGGLERTQEEFRKYSRRDAEVLPAYYAMLDEIGDVLRAFAQETPPNLGDGLPGFLRALRQGGRLAMLPRERKRDLLDLFTKSARDVLDGWFESDPVKAAFGFDAVVGNFASPDTPGSAYVLLHHTFGEVNGKKGAWGHAVGGMGAITQAMAKACQASGVEILLDAPVEAVHVESAPGGKKAAGVQLVDGRQIMAPIVSANVNPALLYKKLVPPSALAPDFRKTVDGYKNGSGTFRMNVALSELPSFTCLPGKDVAEHHQSGIVIAPSLDYMDAAYRDAKAGGISKAPIVEILIPSTIDPSLAPPGQHVASLFCQQFAPTLPDGRSWDDEREAAADLIIDTVERWAPGFKASVLGRMILSPLDLERKFGLIGGDIMHGHMSLDQLWATRPFLGHASHRAPIAGLYMCGAGTHPGGGVSGNPGRNAAREILRDKDFALAVKLSVEGR, from the coding sequence ATGGCCGCGACCGAAACCCGCGACGCCGTCATTATCGGCGGGGGCCACAACGGCCTCGTCTGCGCCTTCTACCTGGCCAAGGCGGGCTTGAAGGTCACGGTCTGCGAGGCGCGGGGCGTGGTTGGCGGGGCGGCGGTGACCGAGGAGTTCCACCCGGGCTTCCGCAACTCGGTGGCCAGCTACACGGTCAGCCTGCTGAACCCGCGCGTGATCGCCGACATGGGCCTGCGCGACCATGGCCTGACGTTTCTAGAGAGGCCGATCTCGAACTTCCTGCCGCTCAGTGACGACAAGTACATCAAGCTGGGCGGGGGCCTGGAGCGCACCCAGGAAGAATTCCGCAAGTACAGCCGCCGCGACGCCGAGGTGCTGCCGGCCTATTACGCCATGCTGGACGAGATCGGCGACGTGCTGCGCGCCTTCGCCCAGGAGACGCCGCCGAACCTGGGCGACGGCCTGCCGGGCTTCCTGCGGGCCCTGCGTCAGGGCGGGCGCCTGGCGATGCTGCCGCGCGAGCGCAAGCGCGACCTGCTGGACCTCTTCACCAAGAGCGCGCGCGACGTGCTGGACGGCTGGTTCGAGAGCGACCCGGTCAAGGCCGCCTTCGGCTTCGACGCCGTGGTCGGCAACTTCGCCAGCCCCGACACGCCCGGCTCGGCCTATGTCCTGCTGCACCACACCTTCGGCGAGGTGAACGGCAAGAAGGGCGCCTGGGGCCACGCGGTCGGCGGCATGGGCGCGATCACCCAGGCGATGGCGAAAGCCTGCCAGGCGTCCGGGGTCGAGATCCTGCTCGACGCGCCGGTCGAGGCCGTGCACGTCGAAAGCGCCCCTGGGGGCAAGAAGGCCGCGGGCGTCCAGCTGGTCGACGGCCGCCAGATCATGGCCCCGATCGTCAGCGCCAACGTCAATCCGGCCCTGCTCTACAAGAAACTGGTCCCGCCCTCGGCCCTGGCGCCCGACTTCCGCAAGACCGTGGACGGCTACAAGAACGGCTCGGGCACCTTCCGGATGAACGTGGCGCTGTCGGAGCTGCCCAGCTTCACCTGCCTGCCGGGCAAGGACGTCGCCGAGCACCACCAGTCGGGGATCGTGATCGCCCCCAGCCTCGACTACATGGACGCGGCCTATCGCGACGCCAAGGCGGGCGGGATCAGCAAGGCGCCGATCGTCGAGATCCTCATCCCCTCGACCATCGACCCGTCCCTGGCCCCGCCGGGACAGCACGTGGCCAGCCTGTTCTGCCAGCAGTTCGCCCCGACCCTCCCGGACGGCCGGTCTTGGGACGATGAGCGCGAGGCGGCCGCCGACCTGATCATCGACACGGTCGAGCGCTGGGCCCCGGGCTTCAAGGCCTCGGTCCTGGGACGGATGATCCTGTCGCCGCTGGATCTGGAGCGAAAGTTCGGCCTGATCGGCGGCGACATCATGCACGGCCACATGTCGCTGGATCAGCTGTGGGCCACCCGGCCGTTCCTGGGCCACGCCAGCCACCGCGCCCCGATCGCCGGGCTCTACATGTGCGGCGCGGGCACGCATCCCGGCGGCGGGGTCTCGGGCAATCCGGGCCGCAACGCCGCGCGCGAGATCCTGCGCGACAAGGACTTCGCTCTGGCGGTGAAGCTGTCGGTGGAAGGCCGATGA
- a CDS encoding TetR/AcrR family transcriptional regulator, with translation MRAVTEGAQRRAAFSRAAPDVRRQALITAAETVLAREGVGGTSVRAICAEAGVSPGLLGHYFEGVDELIACAYEAVGQRIDAALEAALAAAPPTPRARLLAYLTASFAPPVLDPNLLAAWIGFWSLVKTKPRMAAIHAASYADFRARLEHLLADAGARDTRQAAIALTATVDGLWLELCLDPATFGPDEAARIIARALEAWLPKEA, from the coding sequence ATACGCGCCGTGACGGAGGGGGCGCAAAGACGCGCCGCCTTTAGTAGAGCCGCCCCCGACGTGCGCCGCCAGGCGCTGATCACCGCCGCCGAGACCGTGCTGGCGCGCGAGGGCGTCGGGGGGACATCCGTGCGGGCGATCTGCGCCGAGGCGGGCGTGTCGCCGGGCCTGCTGGGGCACTATTTCGAGGGCGTCGACGAGCTGATCGCCTGCGCCTACGAGGCGGTCGGCCAGCGGATCGACGCGGCGCTGGAGGCGGCTCTCGCCGCCGCCCCGCCGACGCCGCGCGCGCGGCTGCTGGCCTATCTGACCGCCAGCTTCGCGCCGCCGGTGCTGGACCCGAACCTGCTGGCCGCCTGGATCGGCTTCTGGAGCCTGGTCAAGACCAAGCCGCGCATGGCCGCCATCCACGCGGCGTCCTATGCTGACTTCCGAGCGAGGCTGGAGCACCTGCTGGCCGACGCCGGCGCGCGGGATACGCGCCAGGCGGCGATCGCCCTGACCGCGACCGTGGACGGATTATGGCTGGAGCTGTGCCTCGACCCGGCGACCTTCGGCCCGGACGAGGCCGCGCGGATCATCGCCCGCGCGCTGGAAGCCTGGCTTCCGAAAGAAGCTTAG
- a CDS encoding amidohydrolase family protein — MIARFVLAALAASLATAATAGEVSYVRAGRLIDPQSGKVETGRLIRIEGGKITAVAAWSAPPKDGPVTDWSKLTVLPGLIDMHTHLVDDEQSENIAQPLMSSASRQAYVGAAHARATLMAGFTSVRDVGSWRAFSDVALRDAIEAGDVPGPRMSVAGAYVTAPGGGGEITGLAPDVTIPAEMRRGVVEDAADVHRKVRDLLVHGADFIKLIATGAVLTEGTEPGQLELSEDEIRAAVEEAAKRGTYATAHAHGAEGIKTAVRAGVRSIEHGSLIDDEGIALMKAKGAFLVADIYNGDFIDTYGREHHWPDGMIRKNRETTDAQREGFRKAVKAGVKIAYGTDAGVYPHGWNARQMPYMVRYGMTPMQAIQSATTVAAELMGKTGRVGCDAPGCFADLIAVAGDPLSDVSVLLTVPKVMKGGVVVKDER; from the coding sequence ATGATCGCGCGTTTCGTCCTGGCCGCCCTGGCGGCGTCTCTGGCCACGGCCGCGACGGCGGGCGAGGTCTCCTATGTCCGGGCCGGACGGCTGATCGACCCGCAGTCGGGCAAGGTCGAGACCGGCCGCCTGATCCGCATCGAGGGCGGCAAGATCACCGCCGTCGCCGCCTGGAGCGCGCCGCCCAAGGACGGCCCTGTCACGGACTGGAGCAAGCTGACGGTCCTGCCCGGCCTGATCGACATGCACACCCATCTGGTCGACGACGAGCAGAGCGAGAACATCGCCCAGCCTCTGATGAGCAGCGCCTCGCGGCAGGCCTATGTCGGCGCGGCCCACGCCCGCGCCACCCTGATGGCTGGCTTCACCAGCGTGCGCGACGTCGGCAGTTGGCGAGCGTTCAGCGATGTCGCCCTGCGCGACGCGATCGAGGCTGGCGATGTGCCCGGGCCGCGCATGTCGGTGGCCGGGGCCTATGTCACCGCGCCTGGCGGCGGCGGTGAGATCACCGGCCTCGCGCCCGACGTCACGATCCCGGCCGAGATGCGGCGCGGCGTGGTCGAGGACGCCGCCGACGTCCATCGCAAGGTCCGCGACCTCCTGGTCCACGGCGCCGACTTCATCAAGCTGATCGCCACCGGCGCGGTGCTGACCGAGGGCACCGAGCCCGGGCAGCTGGAGCTCTCCGAGGACGAGATCCGCGCCGCGGTCGAGGAGGCCGCCAAGCGCGGGACCTACGCCACCGCCCACGCGCACGGCGCCGAGGGGATCAAGACCGCCGTCCGCGCGGGCGTGCGTTCGATCGAGCACGGCTCGCTGATCGACGACGAGGGCATCGCCCTGATGAAGGCCAAGGGCGCCTTCCTGGTTGCCGACATCTACAACGGCGACTTCATCGACACCTATGGTCGCGAGCACCACTGGCCCGACGGCATGATCCGCAAGAACCGCGAGACGACCGACGCCCAGCGGGAGGGCTTTCGCAAGGCGGTGAAGGCCGGGGTCAAGATCGCCTACGGCACCGACGCCGGCGTCTATCCGCACGGCTGGAACGCCCGCCAGATGCCCTACATGGTCAGGTACGGCATGACGCCGATGCAGGCGATCCAGTCGGCGACCACGGTGGCGGCCGAGCTGATGGGGAAGACCGGGCGAGTGGGGTGCGACGCGCCGGGCTGCTTCGCCGACCTGATCGCGGTGGCGGGCGATCCGCTGTCGGACGTTTCCGTCCTGCTGACCGTGCCCAAGGTGATGAAGGGCGGGGTCGTGGTGAAGGATGAACGCTAG